The following are encoded together in the Humulus lupulus chromosome 5, drHumLupu1.1, whole genome shotgun sequence genome:
- the LOC133777690 gene encoding cadmium-induced protein AS8 isoform X2, translating to MIIKGLFRRYERWNPVHPTYGAFWGMGVGIGCGVGWGPGFGPDVIGYVGAGCGVGFSVGFTFAGVGVGLPANYLYGVPYNAFMATRNGAMEMARSSGFHVPKSVAGDGQTIIVPHVSNLQREASEKLSSFKKKVLLDEKLNSFDIKTLLLAPSKSIWASVGEFHKQLSRHHKGSQE from the exons ATGATCATAAAAGGGTTGTTCAGAAGATATGAAAGATGGAATCCTGTGCATCCAACATATGGAGCATTTTGGGGTATGGGAGTAGGGATTGGTTGTGGAGTTGGATGGGGTCCTGGTTTTGGTCCTGATGTGATCGGTTATGTTGGAGCTGGCTGTGGTGTTGGATTTAGTGTGGGCTTCACTTTTGCTGGCGTTGGCGTTGGTCTTCCTGCAAATTATCTCTATGGAGTTCCTTACAATG CTTTTATGGCAACAAGAAATGGTGCAATGGAGATGGCCAGATCCAGTGGTTTCCATGTCCCAAAGAGTGTTGCAGGAGATGGACAGACTATAATTGTGCCTCACGTCTCAAATCTGCAAAGAGAAGCTAGTGAAAAATTATCTAGTTTTAAGAAAAAGGTGCTCTTGGATGAAAAATTAAATTCATTTGACATAAAGACCCTTCTACTTGCCCCAAGTAAGTCCATCTGGGCAAGTGTAGGGGAGTTTCATAAACAGTTATCCAGGCATCACAAAG GTTCTCAAGAGTAA
- the LOC133777690 gene encoding cadmium-induced protein AS8 isoform X1 yields MFGQKSAYLFIRIQLHAFEINVIMIIKGLFRRYERWNPVHPTYGAFWGMGVGIGCGVGWGPGFGPDVIGYVGAGCGVGFSVGFTFAGVGVGLPANYLYGVPYNAFMATRNGAMEMARSSGFHVPKSVAGDGQTIIVPHVSNLQREASEKLSSFKKKVLLDEKLNSFDIKTLLLAPSKSIWASVGEFHKQLSRHHKGSQE; encoded by the exons ATGTTTGGGCAAAAGTCCGCTTATTTATTCATTCGTATACAGCTACACGCGTTTGAGATTAAT GTTATAATGATCATAAAAGGGTTGTTCAGAAGATATGAAAGATGGAATCCTGTGCATCCAACATATGGAGCATTTTGGGGTATGGGAGTAGGGATTGGTTGTGGAGTTGGATGGGGTCCTGGTTTTGGTCCTGATGTGATCGGTTATGTTGGAGCTGGCTGTGGTGTTGGATTTAGTGTGGGCTTCACTTTTGCTGGCGTTGGCGTTGGTCTTCCTGCAAATTATCTCTATGGAGTTCCTTACAATG CTTTTATGGCAACAAGAAATGGTGCAATGGAGATGGCCAGATCCAGTGGTTTCCATGTCCCAAAGAGTGTTGCAGGAGATGGACAGACTATAATTGTGCCTCACGTCTCAAATCTGCAAAGAGAAGCTAGTGAAAAATTATCTAGTTTTAAGAAAAAGGTGCTCTTGGATGAAAAATTAAATTCATTTGACATAAAGACCCTTCTACTTGCCCCAAGTAAGTCCATCTGGGCAAGTGTAGGGGAGTTTCATAAACAGTTATCCAGGCATCACAAAG GTTCTCAAGAGTAA